The genomic window GATCCGTTACAAGGTTTATGAGGCTTGACTTGCCCGCGTTGCGCCTTCCGTAAAACCCTATGTGCAGCCTGCTGCCCCTTGGAGTCTCCTGAAGATCCATGCTGTCACCTCAATATGATCGAATTTACGTCTATTTTATTGCGCTGAAGTCCATTCTCCAGCATAAAGTTCTGGGTGCGGATAAGTTCCTGGATATCCGTCTTTCTAACGGAACTGTCGAAATCATACCATGGAGTCATCATCTTAACCCCATCCATGGGAAGCCCCGTCTCTTTCTGTGTCATTTCAGCAGCTTTATCAGGGTTCTTTTTTATCCAGCCCAGAGTCTTCTTGTGTGATTCCATGAACTTCGATACTGCCTTCGGGTAGCTTTTCGCAAATTTTTCTGATGTAGCGATGACTATTGTTGCATCTACAAGCCCTTCTCCATTTTTCAGCATGCGCGATCCTGATGTTAGAGCCTTATAGGCAGCCGGGCCTGCAAGAAGAGCTGCGTCAACACTTCCGGTCGCCAGCGCGTTTGCTCCTGAAGAGAGGTCCATCTGGACGAATTCAACGTCTTTTACGGACATGCCATCTTTATCAAGAGCCGCCGCAAGCAGCTGGTGCAGTATCGTTCCCTTGGGACCTGCCACTTTTTTGCCTCTGAGATCCTTAACACTCTTTATTGCCGGATCTTTCACTATGATCATGAATGCCTTTGGCGCCCTCGAATATATGCCTATGATCCTTACATCAAGTCCTTCTGAGGCTGCAAGGATGGCTGATGTCGAACCGAGGCAGCTTGCTATTCCAATTTCTCCGGCAGCAAGAGCTGCAGTCTGTTTCGGACCCTCTGTTATTTCAGGGAAAGATAGATCAACGCCCTCATACGCTTTTTCGAACGTCATATTATATTTTGCTACGATAGACGGAATATTCAAAGGAGCTTTAACATATGTGATGCCCAGTTTTTCGGGCATATCTGAGGCAAAGGCCCCGGTTACCGCGACTGAAAGTAAAAGCAATGCAGCTAAAAATCTTTTTCTCACAAAAATCTCTCCTTTTGATTAAACGTTACTTAGGGTATTTCACTCTATAATAAGTCAGGCCTTTAATGTACGATGCTATTCGTCCTCATGAAAGGACTCAGGAACTCCGTCCCTTTGACATCACAGCTTTTACAGAGACTGCCTTTATCTTCCCCAACTTACCTGTCAGCGCGCTTATTTCGTCCGGCGTAGCGTCAAGGACCAGCGATATCACACTTAACTCCCGTTCCCTGTAAGGAATGCCCATCCTGCCTATTATTATTCCGCTGTGTTCGTGGAGGACATCGTTGACCTCTCTCACTGAATCAGGATCTTCAACTATTACAGCTGCTACTCCTATACGAGTTTCTTCCATCAGATCTTCACCTGCCTCGTAAAAAATTAAAAAAGAAGCCTTTCGCAAAGCGAAAGGCTTCTGACAGCGTCATGATCAATGACTCTCAGCGACCCTTCCCCCTGCACGGTAAATTTCCCTGCAGACAGACAGTCCGGTTATGGGCATTTCATCCGCCCTGTCGGAGGATCCGGCAAAGAAGAACTTATCATTCCCATAAATTGATATCTAAAAAAGTATAGATGCTTTGTGATAAAAGTGTCAATGTCAACATACTGTTTTGTTCATAGTATTCACTTTTGTCCATATAAATCTAAATCAGTGAAAAGAAGAATTATCTGAAACTTAAGATAATTAAAAGCAAAGCTTTTTCGTGGTATAATTATAATCGTCTTAAATATTTGACAGTTTGTCTTTTCATCGTGGCAGACTAAATCAAATGCATCCTGGAAAAAATTCTTTACTAAAATACACGGGAGGTAGATATTATGTTGTGGAAATGTTCAGTATGCGGTTACATCCATGAAGGACCAGAAGCACCCGAAAAATGCCCCAAATGCGGAGCAGAAAAAGATAAGTTCACGGCCCTCACAGAAGACGAGGCAAAGAAAGTCCTTATGTCAGTCAGAACAAACGACATCCACATGGAGATCGTAAAGCTTGCAAACAAACTCAAAGCGCTTGCGGAAGAGGGCATCGAAATCAACCTCGATCCTCCGTGCGTAGCACTCTTCAAGCAGGCAGTAGAAGAAGCAACAATGATCAAGCAGAGAAGCAAAGCCGAGATCGCAGGCCACGTAAGCAGAGGCAAGTGGTAATATACTTCTGACACAGTCATATCCTAAAAGAGACGGGGGGGCTCCCTTTCGGGAGCCCCTGATTTTTATCAGAAAACATGTTCACCTATATCTTTTCGAGTTTTTCTTTGAGTTCCAGGCCGTCATGCCAGGCTTTTCCAATTTCCTCCCCTATCGACCAGTAACGGTTGTCGGGCATGCTGAGGCAGAAGGGGGAGACCTTTGTTATATCCGGGGCTCCGTTAGTCATATATTTATCTTCAGACCAGACGTTCCTGACCTCTCCGATGAAAAGGGTATCCACCTCGAGCCGGACTGATTCTATCAACCTGCACTCCATTGTGACGGGACACTCGCGTATCATCGGTGCGTTTTTCAGCGATCCGTAAAATATGTCAAAAATTTTTGACTTGTCATATTCCCTTCCGCTTATGAGCCCCATCAGATCTGTCTGTGCGATCAGATCCACTGAAGGTATGTTGATGCTGAACTCTTTGTTTTCAAAAATCCCTTCTGCCGTGAATTTATTACCTATCGCAATACACATCGCATTTGGTGAAGCGTTTACACGGCTGACCCACGCCA from Synergistetes bacterium HGW-Synergistetes-1 includes these protein-coding regions:
- a CDS encoding ABC transporter substrate-binding protein; the protein is MPEKLGITYVKAPLNIPSIVAKYNMTFEKAYEGVDLSFPEITEGPKQTAALAAGEIGIASCLGSTSAILAASEGLDVRIIGIYSRAPKAFMIIVKDPAIKSVKDLRGKKVAGPKGTILHQLLAAALDKDGMSVKDVEFVQMDLSSGANALATGSVDAALLAGPAAYKALTSGSRMLKNGEGLVDATIVIATSEKFAKSYPKAVSKFMESHKKTLGWIKKNPDKAAEMTQKETGLPMDGVKMMTPWYDFDSSVRKTDIQELIRTQNFMLENGLQRNKIDVNSIILR
- a CDS encoding CopG family transcriptional regulator, translating into MEETRIGVAAVIVEDPDSVREVNDVLHEHSGIIIGRMGIPYRERELSVISLVLDATPDEISALTGKLGKIKAVSVKAVMSKGRSS
- a CDS encoding rubredoxin encodes the protein MLWKCSVCGYIHEGPEAPEKCPKCGAEKDKFTALTEDEAKKVLMSVRTNDIHMEIVKLANKLKALAEEGIEINLDPPCVALFKQAVEEATMIKQRSKAEIAGHVSRGKW
- a CDS encoding flavin reductase family protein gives rise to the protein MEKKSIGNNAFLLPMPMVLVGSCKGGRPNFMAVAWVSRVNASPNAMCIAIGNKFTAEGIFENKEFSINIPSVDLIAQTDLMGLISGREYDKSKIFDIFYGSLKNAPMIRECPVTMECRLIESVRLEVDTLFIGEVRNVWSEDKYMTNGAPDITKVSPFCLSMPDNRYWSIGEEIGKAWHDGLELKEKLEKI